Genomic DNA from Pectinophora gossypiella chromosome 20, ilPecGoss1.1, whole genome shotgun sequence:
gtaacttgtaatgtacattgatttaaaacagGTGTTGcttttgcagtttcttgacatttcttctcctcagccataacaccttgtgaaatgacgtagattcaaaaatgttaaattgaccattaacaagtatataataaattattttcatttcacaATCACACATAATATAGCATAACGTTTGTAACCCCggaggagtaggcagaggtgtatagtaggcATATACCGCTCCTCGCCGGCTGTTTTAGGTCCCATATAACAaagagcgagcctattgccattaaccagtatttatttaacaaaatctTTGCTAATCCTTGCTAATaagtatattgattttgagttAAGCTGAGCATATATTTCATTGCATCGAGAAAGCTCATTAGTTTTGTGTATGTAATCTGCCCAATcagactattatttatttatttgttttatttttgtttcaaatacTAAGTTGCATACTTTCCAATACAAACAGTAGGCATATCTTGTTATCTTGAATACCTCAAGTGTAGTGATAGTAATATGGATTATAAGGATTACTTCAAGTTTTAACGTCTCAAGAAGTAAAGCCAATATTACGATGAGTAATCCAGCATTCGTTTATAAAGGGTGCGATTATATCAAAGAAGAAAAAGGTCAAAGAACACGAAAAATTTTGACGGTTTAGTTATTTTACTTATAAGGTGTAAAATACCTCTAGATGAGCTCTATGTACCCAAGAGTGCGCAGACGCCAATCgagtgataaaacaaaatgactGTGGTATTGCTGTTTCCTTCCGATTCACGCGTAACCTGTCTTTACACATCTAGACACTATTCGTGACTCATATCCAGACTTCGCAATAGGTATCTATATTAAAACGACACACATTTAGTTAGCGCTTTGcttaattttacaaaaatagaTATACATGACACATCTCGTAGTGAGTTGTCAGTACTGGAATGGAATAACTTCGTCAACAGACTGTTCAAGACGCAATATTAAGATAATGACAGACAGATACAAGTAAAGGCACTTGGACTAGACTCGTAGACATACCTACAATAGAGTTGGCGCAGTAATATCACttgccaatgagggacttttcaggaaACATTTCCGAAAAAATATAGATGTTAAGGATATTCTAGCATTGTCAGTTAATGGATGAGTTATACgtataaataacattattttaaattactccGCTCTTTAAAGGGAACAGTAGAACTAGTAGGTAAACAGTAATCTAAAGCTTTCTTCAGGCTTGGAAACATTTGTCAAGCAGCCTAATCACTGGTTTTTGCagtttaggtacctaatttacGTGTTTAAAATCATCTCTCTTCATGTGTAAGGAAGACTTTCCCTCCTACTACGTAGAGGGGATGGGTACATATATTCCATTCTATACCTCTATCTCACACTTCAGACAACACCTTTGAGATACGTTAGATACGGTCTATTAGCTGTAAGGAAATATGGTGGTTATTATaactacataagtacttacagtgAAAGATTTCTCTGTGATGCCGTTGATACCATCTTCCTTCTGTGAGCGCTGCGTGAGGAGCTGCGGACAATCAGGATGATGTCAAACGTTTAGTTGGCTTCAAACTACGAAACAGGTGGTTTGGGTCTTACTTGTTGAAAAAGGCAAGGAACTTAAAAAAATGTCGAAAGACATATTAAACCGAACAGCCCTCACGGCACGacaaccgccgccgccgggttaACTCctgcaggctctgcacggcaaccgtgCTGCGCCCGCCGCGACTACAGATTAAGGGTTCGTTCGACCAATATAcgagcgaatgctatctacgtggatagacgtaGTACTGCTCCTCTAGCCGTATAATACGCGCCGCGCGCATCTAAGTATAAACCCAAACTTTCTGATAGAAGTAGAATAGTCCATCTTCTAGAGTTATGACTGGCAGCATTGTTTTTCAGTGTACGAGTAATGTACTTTAAAACGCAAATATTAGCTTACATCACCCACTAGAGCtagacaaataaatatatatacgaaATATCCCACCGTTACTGCTATTACACGATAACTAATTAAGCCTAATCAATCACTTAATATAACAACCGTGAAATACTGGGTAAATCCTGATTGATTACCGAGCATGTGATTTGTGATACAATGCAAACATTCACACCAGCACGTCATCACACGTTGAAAATCGTTCATTTGTTCTTTATACATATGACGTCATTATAGCGGTTTTCCATTATATTAtcacatatatatttatgttgaggagctcggtggcgcagcggtaaacgcgctcggtcttcgattgttgaagttaagcaacattcgcaagggccggtcataggatgggtaaccacaaaaaaaaaaagttttcatctcgagctcctccgtgcttcggaaggcacgttaagccgttggtcccggctgcattagcagtcgttaataaccatcaatccacactgggcccgcgtgatggtttaaggcccgatctccccatccatccatagggaaggcccgtgccccagcagtggggacgttaatgggctgatgatgatgatttatatgTAATTAAAGTAACAGTTGTAGAATAGAGACCGCGACATCAGGTCGCCGGGCCGCCTACCTTGATCGTGCTAGGTCGACGATGTGCGATGTGTTACAAGTGCCAAAACAACTTGGAGTCACATTAATATTGAAGTTGTATATGATGCGATTaggtatgaggagctcggtggcgcagcgattaacgcgctcggtctgcgattgttgaagttaagcgactttcgcaaaggccggtcttaggatgggtgaccacagaaaaaaaaagttttcatctcgagctcctccgtgcttcggaaggcacgttaagtcgttggtcccggctgcattagcagtcgttaataaccaccaatccgcactgggcccgcgtggtggtttaaggcccgatctccctatccatccgtagggaaggcccgtgccccagcagtgtggacgttaatgggctggtgatgatgatgatgaggtatggAGAGAGACAGAGCCGTGGTGGTCGCCCTATTGGGACAACGGTTGACTCTCACTGTGTGTGAGGTCGCAACCAATTATTTTCGAAAGATGAAAACATCGCCAGGAatcccacattcctgagaaatgtgtttcgaaggtatgtgacaacctgtattaggctggattTGACTTCGCGGGTTGGTGCGTCAGACCGGCagatgcttctgtaaaaaaccggacctatcaaaatCTTTAGGTTCGGTAAGCTCGTGAGGACAGGAAAAATGAGTCAGAAAAGGATCCATGGCTGAATGTTGAAGCTAATAGACGAAAAATAAGTCGTAATGTTGATGTTCTGATGATGTAATCATAAGGTGAAAAAAAGtaggtaaaaatattattggaaTACTTTTTTCACTGTcagtcaaaaattattctactACTACTTTAATTTTAGATTCAGGATATATTTTATCAGTGTCTCTAAACGTACCTTGCAAGTGGGTCCTGCAGATTTCTTCTCTGGTACATTTTTCGCTTGTATACCAACTATGGTCAAATGCAAATTCTTTGCTTTCGGCAATTTTGGTAGTTTTATTGGGACTTTATCTTTCAGATCCAtttaactattatttattcactttataatatattgtattacAGAACTGAAtataacaaagtaaaaaaaaaagaaaatatttttctcaattcaattttaaattcaattcacATGGCTAATTTATTACAAAGTTAAATACACAGCCTTTTGAcaccataataaaaataaaattaatttatattactttaattATCTTGTTTTGACTTTGAGccacaaatatatttaatacttaAAACTGAATAACTTTTGGACTAAGCGATTTCccacttataatattttaacttcAAATAATATTCCGAATGTGATTGATTGACACAGCAGTTTAGCAACTAATAACAAAGAGAAACGTAATGGAGAATATGTTATCTGTTCGTGATTGATGATAAGATTGTTGGTACTGAGAAAATACCAAATAAAACCACATTGTCTCTCATTCGTCATTGTAAGTGGTTTAATCAGTTTTCTAACAAAATTAGTGGCATTTGGTTGTGCTGGAGACAGAAGACTCacatatcaattatttatgccACTAAATGGAGTAGGTATGTGAGTGCTACAAATATACTACTGGGCAAAGGCTTGCCCttcctttttaaatttattgcaGTTTTTTTGCGTACTTTGGCCAGTTCTGGTAAGTGTCCAAGCAGTTAAACCATTGCtcatgaatatatatttttaattttgaactaAGACATTTATTCTGGTTATAAGCCATAAAAAAACCACAACCAAcacacagtggagcagcatagTGGACTATgttccatatcccctccggttgattgaggggaagcccaGTAgcggatgtatataggctgtttatattatgttagaaGAAGACAAAGACTAAtatggatttccatttgctttCCTTCAATGCTGTTTTATTTGACAAGGAAATAAAATGACTATAACTGAACTATAATTACCATGAAATTGGTTATTTGGTTCATTTCTAGTAGTTTAATTTTAAGCAACAATGGTGATTTACTGCTAACCACAAAAGTCTGAATGATTTGAAATAATAGACACGAAATATTATAACACTACACTATTGTTTGTGTTGGATTTAAACGGTAGGTATTTATATCTTGATTTAACGAGTTAACATTCAAGAACACTTTGAGGAAATGAATTCTGTTTCAAATTAAGATgtcataaaatgacaatgtcaCAGGCATTAAGCGGACATTGTAACGTTGTCAATGTCAATGTAACTGAAAATGGCACAAAAAGACCAACACACTGAAGCAAATTTTACTTGTGATACAATTCAGTGGATGTGCTAATTAAGTTCAATTTATGGATGTTTCACACCTTTATCTATTCTGCCGATGTGGTTTTTACttctaaaattgtttatttttttattattttgcctAGTGGCTGTAGTTTGACTTTAAAAACTATTAAACTCACTTCTTACTTCCTTTAATGAGAAGTACCTTGACACTGGTTTGTGAGATATGAAGGGCAAATATTCTTTTGCAGCTATGAAGGTCGACATACCAGCTCTAAACAATGGGTTATTTGTgctgtcaaatatttatttaccattaATAAATCATAAAACAGCCCAATGATGAGCTATTGTTATAGTGCTATCAAAGGGATGCCTGTATTAAGACAGATAGTCAAGCTTGCTCACACTAACAGTCAGATATCCACTGCATAGGACACCACTTACATATTTTCCATAATTTAACACATTTCTAAGTCCTCCTTCACAGTGAAAAGGTAATTCAACCGTCAACAGGTTTTTCTATATATTTCCCTATTTAGAATCAATATGTGGTTTTCATTGAGTTACTTAGCTATACATTCCTGCAAAAGAAAATAGATTTCAAAAGGAAAAtatgattatttttgtaaagtGGCAGATCTCACGTGAAGCCAAAACAAACAATGCAGCCCGCGGTGACACCGTGGTGTTTGTTTTGATGACGTGCGCCGCGACCTTGCGCGGGGCCAGCGCTCCGCAGCCTGCTCACCTTAGCCAGCTTCTCCACGGGCACCATAGACGTGGGTGCGGGCTTCTCTGGCTTCTCTGACTTGTCATGCTCGCTGCCAGCGTTGGAGCCCCGCGGAGTGGTCCCTCGCCGCGAGCCCGCGCGCGGCGTGCTGAGCCCGCTGCCGCCGCCCTCTTTGGGCTCGTGGCTGTGATGGTTCCCCATCACCGCACGTCACGCACCACCACACACTAAACTAGCTAATCCACAAGTCACGGGGATCACTCCTCAAGTGGAAATCTCGAGAGCACGGCCTTCGACTGTGATTATTGACAAATGACAGCAGCTGACTGACGCAAACAAACGTCAGCGCATTTGTCACTGTGACAGATTCAGATTCGTTCAAAAACTTGAACataattcaatttttatttttactttactcttTCTCGCAAAATTAGGAAAGAAAAAACTAAGTAAGAAGGATGTCAGTTTttatataatcatttattaCCATTTTTCTTATCAAATAATAGCTATCACAGATGAAATTCAATTTatctacaaaatatattttttatattcatcgCCATAATAATATACACCTCATTAAATGTCTGTGGCCATAATATATAAAAGGTCATCTATCGGCGACCAATTATACTACCGTACAACTACTTCAGACTAGACGGGTAGTTTGCTGGTTTTAGCAGATCATCAGGTCTTGACCGTCTTGAACAACAACGCCTGCAGCGAGCGCTGTGCCGGCACTTCCAGACAGAGGTGCAGCGGCAGCGCCGTCACGTATGACATGATCTGCACAGAATGCCAGTGACCTCCCTGGGGAAATGAATAAGCACTTTATGGCACATTATAGACCTAAAAGACATGTAGAAGTTggcataggtacctacacattGCACTTTATTAGAACTACGTGGAACTTTGAAAATTAAAACACCCGCCTTCGTGACACGGCAaccgtgccgcgcgcggcgcaaaTTATAACGAGGGTTTAGACTAATAGCCGTATAACGTTTACCGTAGATAGCATTTGCTGTATTTATTGGCTGAAGCCCTCATATAAATCAGGCCGCGGCTTCGTAAAGGCGCTGTTGCAATTGAAGCTGTCATACGACAGGGACTGCGCCAAACAGTTTTTACTTGGAGTGCCATGGGAGTGGTATGTAGAATTGGCCCTGTACTCTACCTTTTTATTAGTATTGTAATTAATAAGAGTATTTAGATATAGATACTGACCACTTCAAATACCGAGACTGTGGAGAGCGTGGTCTTGAGCGCGATGTGCGTGAGGTGCCAGTTCCAATGTACCAGCATTACAGCCAGAGACATGCGCCCCAGCGGTAGCCAGCCGCGCCACTCGAAGAACCTTTTCCAGAAACCTGAAGTAGGATCACACACATACATGGTATTGCATTGAAATGACTCAGTAGGGGAGTAGATAGATATTATGAGTTCTGCATTAGGATTCAAGAGGTGTAATTAGGTGTGGCTTAGGTATACATAAGttgcctgtatacgtcccacagctgggaacaagcttcccctcaatcaactggagtaTGGAGCAATGTCGCCGGTATACTCCTGGCTAGTACTTCAGATACCTTTACTTGTTTGAATACCTTGATGAACATCGTAAAAACTCTACAAATATTTAGTCACTCACTATCAACGCCATTGAAGAACCCTATGAGCCCTGTAGCGCCGATGGCGACATAACCGACGCGGTCCGCGGCCGCGTACAGTGCTACTACCGGCGCAGGCGCATGTCGCACCAGGTGCCCGCCCAGCACCCACAGGAATAGTGCTGGCAGGAACCATGTGTACGCTAGCCGGAATATCTGTGGAATGTAAAAGGTGAAACAGGTTGATTGGTGGCTGATTGTATTAGTGATGGAAGAGTAAGAATTCAACAGAAAATTATCGGGACAGGATTAACaccttttataaaataaaatagacaagCACTGTTAAGAATAaggtaggtacttttatttaaaaaatgaaggCTTGCAGTAAGGAATCCACGCGGATTAATTTGCGGAGAAAACATCTACTTATCTAAACCAATATTGACGTGGTTACGTAGTAATTATTAACTAAGGTGTGCCGATACCTTGACTTAGGTACGTCCGGACTCAACCAATGGGGAGATAATGCAGAGAGGCTGGTGGAGTCCGGCCTTATAcactacacacatacacaccacTCCGCCCGCGACATCTTCGTGGACCTAAACGGTAAGTACGTCCCTAGAAATGTGCTCTGTAATAGAAACTTCATTAGACTCCTATCAGGTGACCCACCTTGCTGCGCTCCGGTCGGATGCGCAGGCGCTGCAGCCGGTGATGCAGGAAGGCCAGCCACACGCCCAGCAGGCCCGCCGGCAAGCTGCCCCAGGGCGCCGCGTACATCCACTTGAATGATGCCGAGCCCACGTACTGCTCGCGGATCACACTGTACGCACACGACACTACGTTGAGATAACTGCTAGGTGTAGCTAGTATTAGGTATATAAGACTTATTTTTGGGTACCTCTGGTACTAATCATTACCTAAAAATGAGCAATGGATATGAAATGAATGGAACAAATAACTTctgataaataaatgttttacagCACTAATGAATATCTATGATGTgaaattcatattttatgtaacttaccaacttgtaGGTACACCATCTAGTATGCAAAtaatgaatattgaatattgccTGGAATATGCtactcgtattattatgttggtacGTAACTACCAAAAGTACTTTTTAGAGGTCGAAATATtgacaacatcatcatcataagccctcgaaataagttttaaaaggattacctactactactacttataagTAATATGGGAAAGTCTAGAGGCGTACAATgccaaaataataagaaaaacatGTAGAACTCAAAACGACTGGCAGCTATAGGTAATTGAATACTGCAACCATAAGCACTTACTcaggtttcatctcgagcatGATGGGCTTGACCTGGAGCCAGTACGCGAGCAGCCAGTTCCCCGCCACCGCGCCCGCCACCAGCGCCGCCAGCAGCCGCAGCGCGCCCCGCCCGCCGCCCCCCCGCTGCCGCCCCGCCAGCCACAGGGTCACCGCGGCTGTCACCACGAACACTTGCATGTCCGCTGCTAGGAACCTGGGCACAGATCTCATCATTCATTTTCAATACTGATAtatcactgtggttctgtgctACACCGGCTTGagtctcaatcggggagcgccgccggttcgaatcccggtaccaaacttgcactaatgagttttcactaacacagttggctcgaccattatagattgcaacacggctcaccacgtatcaggttggtctaacagaaagctcggtgaggtgtgggtacttagatcatcttgtgatggatgtacctctgactaccccagttgggatatagtcgtgagcttatgtatgtaactGATATATCCAACCCTCAAAAGGAAAAGTCTCGTCTGCAGGTGATATTTCCAAATATGGCAACTGCATTTTTGTTTTGAAAGGTCAAAGCCGAGACTTCATGCATTTTTTACGAATTTCCTCATTTGGAGGCCTTAGCGTTCTTACATTATACTGACATtcgatataagtacctatacctatcCTATTTTTTGATGTGCAATCACGGGCATGTCATGCCGTTATCATGTATCTCGGATCATTCGGGTGATTTTGACAGACACACGAGGATATGGCAACGGGTCATGGTTCCAGGTGTTAGCGAGACGGATGAAAGaagagtacctacataattatggcAGTAAAATGGACAAAAGTAGGAATGAGACAGTCTGAAAGTCAGTCACTGTTTGTGCACATGAATGTATTACCAGGCCTGCAGCAGACAGCGGTCGTCGACAGTGAGTATGTTGTTGAGCGAGAGCGCGTGCGCCCACCAGACGCTGCGGCACGCGGCCCGCTGCGCGTGCAGCAGCGCCCactgtgcgcccgcgccgccccgcGACCACCACGTGGCTGACAGGCCCACCATGAACATGTGCAGCGGGACGATCCTGAAATGGTTTATTATAAACAGCTTTAATGCTAGATATAGAGTTGGAAAAGTGAGACATGCGAGGTATTTttcgcaaatgacattaactaattGGTCGGAAGTcatttttgaaaatattatatgtgtgaataaaaaataacattattagtGTGTGGTACCTGATGAGCCGGTGCAGCAGCGCGGCGGGCAGCATGCGCAGGCGCAGCTGTACGCCGGCGTCGCGCAACAGCAGCAGGTTGTACGCCAGCAGGAAGGCGGAGACCAGCACGAAGCCTTGCACCACCACCGACCCGTTGTGCAAGAACGTCGCCAGCCAGTGCGCGTTGCCCTGGACGATAAAAAACGTTAAAAATATATCGGTGTGTTGACTTAAAGTAAAaccataataagtacctacagaaatcagaatcattatcgtggataaacttgttgaaggtcatttTTGAatgtacgtcatttcgcaaggtgtcatggctggggagaagaaatgacaagaaactgcaagagAAGCGCATCTTATAAATCAATGTATACATTGGACGTTTGGGCggtaggcaagagggaaaccacagccctattttgccctaaaaagtagcatggagaatggtacaacgacaagagtgtggctcttatattagtgataCATTggacacatttaataccaggcgtTGAATAGAGAGACTTTGGAAAGGATCAGCCCTTTTGCGCGAGTTACGCTAAACGCAGCCAAAGAAGCACACTTCGACCAATCGATGCAGTGTATACTTATGTCTATTGGTCGTCGTCCGTGTTAAGTGTCGTGCGCGTCTCACACCCGCCATCGGGTCAGAGGCACACGTCTCAAGTAGACACCTTGTGGCCATCATACCTGCTCGAAGAACCTAGTGTTTTCTATGTAGGACATGTTGTGCACTATCATGGAGTGTCCCAGCATCACCAGCGCTAGAGTGAATGCcctgcaacaaaaaaatatatcataaggtcagacttaataataataataataaaaaagtttatttaggtaaaatctacgacacacatatacatttaaaacattaaaatatacacacataacatcttctatcgtggtG
This window encodes:
- the LOC126376147 gene encoding O-acyltransferase like protein-like; translation: MLCYVCTDEQYYRMPQLFSLEDREACVRLRGDYCLGTFTLRPRTERGRELFDIMLKYSQDDRNFNHTVLHRGYCVTTRCPDLASRTSSASRPARRFLRCVDREAEAYGLRASPLRLDSCETAAGDPPPDVVDWSFAVVVAVIVVLNVAGTVYDFTRSPDEKPNQYLLPWSVRVNWRRLTATYDDGDPRLTALKSVQGVKAFTLALVMLGHSMIVHNMSYIENTRFFEQGNAHWLATFLHNGSVVVQGFVLVSAFLLAYNLLLLRDAGVQLRLRMLPAALLHRLIRIVPLHMFMVGLSATWWSRGGAGAQWALLHAQRAACRSVWWAHALSLNNILTVDDRCLLQAWFLAADMQVFVVTAAVTLWLAGRQRGGGGRGALRLLAALVAGAVAGNWLLAYWLQVKPIMLEMKPDVIREQYVGSASFKWMYAAPWGSLPAGLLGVWLAFLHHRLQRLRIRPERSKIFRLAYTWFLPALFLWVLGGHLVRHAPAPVVALYAAADRVGYVAIGATGLIGFFNGVDSFWKRFFEWRGWLPLGRMSLAVMLVHWNWHLTHIALKTTLSTVSVFEVGGHWHSVQIMSYVTALPLHLCLEVPAQRSLQALLFKTVKT